In Papaver somniferum cultivar HN1 chromosome 9, ASM357369v1, whole genome shotgun sequence, the genomic stretch AACTATATTAACTCTATTAATGACGGATAACCTTAGCACCAAATATAAATTTGCAAAAAAGCAAAGGGGTCACGATCAGGCTTATGATCATGGTTAATTTGACCCAACCAAAAAAATACTGGAATTTACGTGTAAAAGACCATGGTCAGAGCTGTAGGTCCTAGCTAATTTGGTCTGACCAATAAAATAACTGGAATTTTTGTAAGGGACCACGACTGGGGCTGTACGCCCCAACTAATTTGATCCGACCAACGACATACTGGAGTTTGTGCAAGGGATCATGGCCGGGGCTGTAGGCCCCGGCTAATTAGACCCGACCAACAAAACATCGAGGATGCAAGTCTCATCTAACTTATAAACTCAACCAAATCACAGTTAATTTAATATTAATGTTGGACTGTGTTTGTCCCTAGATTTTTTAATCCACGACCGGGACCGTAGGCCTCGGTAAttgtagtattaattttgcggtaaataagaattcgttgctcggacttgaaaagatttttaaaacaaaaatatatacaaaatttgtcacaggatcaagagacactgggactcaggattccaccgttaatcattcacaggattcatatatttattccaaatagttatagctcaaataataaggactctcattcttgccaaggtagatttttagaagattaactgtaaatcgaaagaatggcatatcaaaagcactatgaccaagcataaaccatcaaatgaaatgacaatcaattaagaaaaatcataaaacgattaataaaaagtgcaagtagtcaaaaagaattaaatataattatcatatgcgtgaaatatggcttcctccatcatcccagtattggggtttagctactcatattaatcatgttctcaaaatacatttttatagctcaaaaagttgattaaaagatgagaaaatgctaaaacaaagattcgcaacagttataagcgttacaattgcgctgtATAAAACAAAGCTGAAGTGTAGTAAAGAACGATACAACCTTagtgctgtaaacagcgacacaagtgaactgttgcggatactgttgaagaacgacgcttctggagcgtcagttcttcatcttcttcctcctcctcgagcGCAGCAGCAACAGGAGAGATTTCTCCCCTTCGCTTCTCTCggctccaaaacttccccaaaatCTTGATAACCCTCTATCAGCTCCCAAgggtcccttttatacccaacaggcgcaacgaatcactcgcaataactccacataatcctccattactcggaaaatatttttttccattttcttcactgtcagccgatatatgatcttctccatcccctctgcctgcgcatatgagctgtaatacttccatagttgcataaacacttaagaagatcagatatcttccccatttagtccacaaaacttcccaaaagttcctctcacagagaactcgagcgtatctcccctgtttaactctcgattgaaagttagcggattctagccaaatttaactcattccaacgctcagaataatcttgttatactcaatagatatgacccaattaattccagccatttagtctctccacaaatccatcgaaaatcaatttgaaaatctgctagggagagaatatattttcccgccaaaaccattatttgaattttttgtttcccgccaaaattgttcttgatgttttgatcaattggtgattatccagccaattctaactgaattcgatcataccactatctctgtttagctcaatggaagatacccaatgatttttagttgtttagtctcactataagacCTCCAAAATCCTAACCCTAATTTGACAGCACTATTCAcccattttccctccaaaattcaaatatttgaaatgttgaagatggtgtccccctaatccagtttgggtgtccctttagcaatttgggctgaaatagtaattttgggtggaaatagtaatttttctgggttcttccaggacatttctgggatgtttccggtgcacttctggggtacttccggtgcgctatcaacggagctccaaacgccgcattttaaaccaatttcgcctcaaaagattatttttccaaaaacacctataaataaataaaacaccataataattataaaaatggacactaacagtatatacaaatgagatatattagacacataaatgcgtctatcacccggCTACTATGGTCTGATAATACTATCTAAATACATAGACCATCCTTAATCGCGGGTCCACATGCCTAAACCCTGACTGCTATGACTCAGCTAAAATTTTGTGAAAAGATACTGACTCGCAGaccaaacaacaaataaaagattaaaAAGATTGAGCCGGGCTGATACCCGGTGTTCTTATAATAAAAAACATCTATCGGGAAATTGGTGGACAAACAACAGTAGTAATGTCCTTTTGAAAACAATTAAGATTTTTGCAGTTTCATTTAGCAAATTCAGTTGTCCTGTGAATATTCTTTAATCCAATCCTTCTTGAATTTAGGTTGGAGTTACTGACTATTTTTCTACTTTAGTGTCACGGTTTTCAGTTTTTCAAGAGAATAAACACAACTTTGCAATTTGACCAGATAGTACTTTTCGCAGAGCGGGTAAAGAGGATGTACATAGTGTATTCTGATTTATAAATAAAATATCCAAACAAAAATTAACACCTATAAATTTGAACGAATATTCCCTTACTACTAAAGTACCGAGCAAACTATGTGCCAAAAATGTcagataatttttaatattttttgtcgAGGGATGTAATCTGTTGGCTTTAAGTCTAAGTATTTTGATGTATGTTAAGGGCACAAACCCGTCTTAGTCTCTTTTGGGGTCCTTATTTTGATTCCAGTTGAGAGTTGGGTGTTTTCTAATCTCAACAAATTAATTTTGCGTAGCACGCGTCCTACGCCTGGTTACTTTAACCAGCTTTGGTCTGGTTTCTTTTTGTGGAGATGCACGGCAATGCACACAAATGTTTTGAATAATTTTTCAACTCTATCATCCTCAAAACTGCTTTAGTTATTCCAATGAATCTATTTTTTAAAATGTAaataagattcaaaaattaaacaaaaccTCTGTAAAGAGCGGGAGCACCGGTAACTATAAGGATTATCATGTTGAAAATCATAAATAGAATTCAAGAAAATTGATCTAGtcttttaaaatgaaaaaattgggAAGTTCATTCATACAAAAAAAACTTTAGCAATAATGGGGACGAGGTTTTCCCTTCGGAGGGGTCCAAAGGAAAATTATTGAATGTAAATGAAACTCTTTAAAAGGTCGGTCGTGCAGAACTGTTTAAGGACATATTTTTGCTTGGTGAATGGAAAGCTTATACATGTGTTCTGCATTAGGTATTTATGGTACGGGGACATGTGTAGGGCAAGACCAATCCAGCGGGCAGGTACCTACGTTAAAAACTTGAAGTCTCTACGTAGCATTTAAGcgtgtttttatttgttttgtttctcaTGTTAATCTAGACCACATCTAAACAATTTAAATAAATTAGGTTCTTGGGTATTTTCATGCCGGGCCATTGTTCATCTAGCAACGTTTGAGAATCTTTTCCAGCATGACTACAGTTCGACCAAAGTTTTGAACATAGTAATATATAAAAATTTGGTTAGTGTGTTTTGTTGCCATTGTCAAGGGTGTACGTAATAAACATATGCATCCCGAACTGATATTCTATTATGGATTAAGAATTTCTAACAAAAAATAATGTGACATGTAACTTGAGAGAACATTTATACTTTCCTGATAtctaaatattttaaaaaaatccaCGCACATATCACAGTGGGATTATCAAAGGATATTAAGTTTTCCTACCCATAAAATAATCATATTAATCAAGAATTTTTTGAAGATGTTTAAAAGCATATAATCAtattaatcaattttttttgaagATGTTTAAAAGCATTTGACCCAGGGGCGAGGCTTTAATCGATGATCCCATCAACCCCGATACGTAACCTGGGTTACGTACTATTTACCACTAATTCTTTAGCACAGTCCAGTTTAGATACTCACTTGTTTACATGAAAGGAAATATATGTCCCGACCTTTTAACGAAGTGAGGGTCGAGCGAACATACTCAGTTTTGGTGGCACTCAGACTCCAGAtttcttaggttctaagataGGCAGACAACAACGCTCTGCCCTTAGTTTATTTGATctaattttctccttttctttctcttcttgaaTGTTTGGCTTTATGGACCACTGCTAGACTTACCGAGCATTTCACCCGCAAAATGTCCCGACAAAAAATGGACGGAACTCTCTAACATCTGGATTGGTAATAGGCGGTTGTGGGTCCCATTCATGTTAAATGCGGGACAAAATTCGGAAAATCTAGTCGATCAACATATCATTTCCGGCTTTATGTCCCCTTGATTGGTCCCTCTTGACTTTTGTTATCTTTTTTTAAGCTGACTGCTGGATAGGGAGTTAAATAAAATGAGGAGTGCTACACCTACGGATTTTAGCTCCTGCAAAAGATACCGACAGAGGATCGGATGGCTTATGGAAGCCCTGTCTGTATTGGGATTATCAATTGGCGAAAATGAATCTATGTGTTGTTTGTGTCGGGATTGTAATACGGGTAGTGACTCGGTAAGCCTAGCATTTTcgtaacaaaataaataaattattggaTAATCAGTATCAACAATCATCATAATTTGGTATTGTTTGGCCTCCAAAATTATTGTTTGGCCTCTGGCCAAGAGATAAGTTTTGACAAATCTGGTATTTTATTCAGTAAAAACTTGCATGCTCCCCTTATGAATCATCTGTCTAATATTCTAGATAATCATAACGGAGActtaggagaaaaatatcttggtaCTCCTATAGCTTTCCAGGCATCCAAAACTCAGACCCATATGGGTATTCTTCAAGCTGTGGCTGCTAGGATTACTTCTTGGATTCATAGGCTCTTATCCCAAGTTGTTAGAACCACTCTGGTCAAACATGTTGGTCAGGCCATTCCTTTATATCAAATGGGTGATTTTCTTATCCCTAAGAATCTCTATAGGAAAATGGACTCCCATCTCTGCCAATTCTGGTGGGGAGAGACATTAGACCCAAAAGATAGAAGGCTCAATCTTTAGGTTGGGATGCCTTGCGTTCCCCTAAGTCTGAAGGTGGCTTAGGATTTAGGAAAGATGAACTTGATAATCTGGCTATGTTAGCCAGAAACGCTTGGAAACTCCTAGAAACTGATGACTGCCTTTTGGGTACTGTTCTTAAAGTCAAATACTTCTCTAGAACTGATTTTCTTAATGATGCTTGTCCTAATGATTGTTCTTGAACCTGAAGATGTATTTATACCATTAAAGAGATGATTAAGCATTTTATTTCTTAGATTTTTGGGGATGATTAATTTATTGACccttggtgtgataaatggatccATACTTTGGGATCTGCCACACCTAATCCCCTTGTCCCTCCAGACCCTTATGTTCAAGTTTCCTACTTTATTGATGATGCTACTAGAACTTGGAATTTAACTAAGTTAAATACCTACTTTGATGATGTTTCTGTTCAAAAGATCATCATTGTTCCCTTAAGCCAGTTgtgcactcctgataggagggcttgggagCTTTCAAAGAATGGCAGATTTTCTTCTAAATATGCATACTTGGGACTCAGAGGGTCTAGACCCTCCCATTGTACAAAACTTTGGAAGTGCATTTAAAATTAATGTACCTCACCGTATTCAACTTTTTACTTGGAAAACTGCTAGAAATGTTTGCCTGCTAGAACTGTTTTAGAAACTAGGATGCATATGCATACTGTCTTTTACAAACTAGGATGCCTATGCTCTGATCCCTGTGAAACCATTATGCATGCTCTTGTCTTATGTCCCTTTTCTAGTCATGCCTAGAGACTGGCCTCCTTTTGTGCTACTACTTCGACTTTCTCTTCTGtttcctttgttgatttgttgcaTTATTGGTTGATTGATCCTATCTCTAGAATCCCAGTTGATAGACAGAGTCtgtttgttgctgttatgtggcCCTTATGGACTAGTGGAAACAATCTAGTTTTTAGAAACACTCAAGAGAATCCTTTGGATGTTATTCATAGGGCTAAGGCTATACTTCTAACTATATAACAAAAACTTAGAATCCATGATCCTCCTGTCTACGTTAGATCCTATAGTGACCATTGGATGCTCCCAACTTTTGGATGGATAAAATGCAACACTGATGGTGTTTATGATGACATTTCTAAGGATAATGGTGCAGGATATGTGATGAGGGATTTCTCAAGGAAAGCTTCCTTTTGTGTCTCTGTTGTCTTTGATGTGGATTCTGCTAAAGAGGCTGAAGCTAGAGCTATCTGggctaagggtgcacacggtacggttcggcttgGTTCTTGCCGAGGCTGAGTACGTGTACCTCCCTAGTCTCGGTTCTtagtttttggaccggtacctgtacctctttcctcggttccggtaccattcgggacAAGTACGGTACCAGGGACGGTTCCGGTATCAGTCGGTACTTTCCATCAGAATTCCAGATAGATTTTCCTATTAGTTTTCCAGACAAATTTTGGTCTGTTAAGCAGCTTAAGTACATGTTTTGCTGAGCAGTAATATACTAAGAAATATCTCAAAGCACAATAAGTAACAAGTAGCAATAATACTAACAAAGCAAAGTGCCAAAGTCTTGAAAATCCGAAAAAGTAACAAGTAGCGAAGCTGCAGTACACTACATGCAACAGAAGCACACAAACACACACACAAACAATAGTCTTAAGTCTTAACAACTAATAGCTGCAGTACACACTACATTTAAGGAAAGAAGAGTTGAAGTGGTTGCAGTGGTGGTGAAGTGATCGTGGCAGTAGACTGGGAAGAATGAAAAGAGTAATAGCAGTTAGCCAGTTAGTAATAGCAGCACTGGTGGTGGCATTATTGTTGATAGAACCCATTAACTCtgcaaaaaaaaagtaataacaGTTAGCCAGTTAGTAACTATTACTAAAAAATCGGAAACACACAGAGTCACAGAcacaaaaataaatttaatttcaAAACTTTCAATTCATAATCACAATTAAAATTAATTACCTTGGTTCGATTTCAAGTACCCAATAGTTGGGTCGAATCAATTGATCTCTCCTCACTCTAAGTTTAGCTCaacataaaaaaggaaaaaaagaaacaaaagctaaaataaaaataaaaatagatcaATTGATATAACAACAGATGGATAGATCATAGATTGTTACCTGTTGTTGGCTTGTTGTTATTATCatgaagaaaaatagaagatacgAAAGAAAAAGATGGCGTTCCTTTTCAGAGAAAGAGGAGCTGCAAAGAAGaaggaggaaaaagaaaataagaaacccaTCTATTCTTCTGACCTAATTTTTCTATATATACCACCATCAGATTAAATCCCTAAATCTAATGGTCAGTATTATTCGCTACaaacgggacgggacgggacatGAATAAggccgtgtacctgtaccccctaGAGGCCGGTTCTCAGTTTTTGAACCGGTACTTGTActccttcctcggttcggtacaaaaccagatacggttccaccggttccggcaCGGTCCGGTTtttcggctcggttcctgtgcatccTTAATCTGGGTTGTTTTGAAGAAAGCTATGGAACTAAAGCTTACTCATATCACTGTGGAAAGCGATGCTCAAGACCTGATTTCTCAATTCTCCGCTGGTTGTTTTGATGGAAATCCTAGAACTGATGCAATCTTTAAAGATATTCAACTTTTTGCTTCCTCGTTTGTGGATTGTATTTCTCTTTTGAACCTAGAATTTGTAATTTTGTAGCCCATGAGTTAGCTCAATGGGCTAAAAACAAACAAGTCTTCTATGTACTGGTCCGTACCTCCCGTTTGGTTAGGCCTTTTGTAGACAAAGACTATTAGCCTTTTTGACGGCcgttgattaaaaaaaaattaaaaaaaagaatatcATAATCATCTTGTCAAAAAAAACTATCACCAAGAACAACATTCAGATAACCAACATCAACATCCAGCAATAGTTTGCTTAATACCGGAAACCCATTTACATCAACATTACTCTAACGCATCCATCCTCTGACCTTGCCGTAATTCTAAAATTATCCATTTTCGGTAGAAACAAGTAGCACAGGAAATCAGGAACCCCCCGGTGATGGTAATGTCACGGTGAAATCTCACTGATTTAACATGTGCCCATGGGGTGGTATGTGCATGTTACATACACATCTAATTATTATCTAAGGTGAGATCTCATTGATTTGGGTGCTTCAGCTAATATTATATACTAATCCAGTACATAATGCATTTTTAAAATAGTAATCACCATGAAACTTCTTAAAATTTTGTCAACATTAGCTCCAACGATCAAATAGAAACAAGTCACAAAAGCTCAACCTCTCATATCAGTTGGTATATATTCTTCTCCTTCACATATCACTCTcagcaaaagaaaacaaaaagagtttCTCAGTCTAGTGTATGTCATCCCAGATTCCAAGTAATTCTGAACTGAATCTTTGGAATCATGGTGTCCAAATGTCTAACCCTTCATCTTCATCAACCTCAAATCTCCCTTTCATCTGCACACCTACAAAAATCATCATCAAATTTAAAACCTCACTTCTCTCAATTATGCACAACTAGCAAGTCAATTACAAGTACCCCACATCATCTCGTATATCACAAAAAATGTaggaatttttcttctttttcagttGTTATGGCATCAAAAAACTCTGCCCAGGAAGTTGGATCTAATGAATTCAAAGAATTTGATCCAGATTCAGATCTTATCAACAATGATCTTAAACCAACAACACAAGATCAAAGAACATTCTCTGGCTGGGAAATGGCTAGTCTTTGGATAGGACTAGTAGTAGGTGTTCCTGCTTATTACTTAGCGGGAAGTTTAGTTGACCTTGGAATGTCATGGTGGCAAGGAATAGCAACTGTGGTGGCAGCCAATATCATTCTGTTAGTCCCTTTAGTTCTTACGGGCGATCCGGGTACTCGTTACGGTATTTCATTTCCCGTACTTGCTAGATCGGCGTTCGGAATCCATGGTGCTCATATACCGACTCTTCTTCGAGCTTTGGTTGGTTGCGGTTGGTATGGTATTGAAACCTGGATTGGCGGTGAAGCAATTTTCCTTCTGTTGCCGGAATCAATCAAGTTATCTGCATACGCGAAATCTTTACCATGGCTCAGTACTTCTCCACTTGAATTCTCTTGTTTTATTGTGTTCTGGTTAGCTCAGTTAGGAATTGTTTGGAGAGGAATGGATGGAATTCGACAACTTGAAAAATATTCAGCTCCAATTTTGATAGTGTTAACTTCTGCGTTACTTGTTTGGGCATATATCAATGCAGGTAGTTTTAGCCATATGTTTTCATTATCTTCAAGTTTATCCAGTTCTCAGTTTTGggctcttttttttccttctctgactGCAAATATAAGTTTTTGGGCTCCTCTGGCACTAAATATACCGGATTTCACCCGGTATGCAAAATCACAGACCGATCAAATTCTCGGTCAGGCAGGACTTCCGATTTTCATGGGAGCATTCACTTTTGTTGGCCTTGCGGTCACCTGTTCTACTAGTGTAATATTTGGTCATGTAATCTCCAATCCAATTGAACTTCTAGGGAGAATCGGAGGTGTTGTTACTATGATTCTGGCTATTGTTGGTATCAGTCTTGCTACTATTACCACCAATATCGCTGCCAATGTTGTCGCACCTGCAAATGTTTTAGTCAATCTAAGTCCCTCCATTTTCACATTCAGAAGAGGAGCGCTCTTAACCGCACTTCTTGGCATTGTTTGTCAGCCATGGAGACTTCTTAAATCGAGTGAGAGTTTCGTGTACACTTGGCTCGTTGGATATTCAGCTTTATTAGGTCCGATTGGAGGGATTATACTGGCCGATTACTACATTCTTCGTCGTACCAAATTAAACATCAATGCTTTGTATTCGGCTAATCCTGTAGGTACTTATTACTACACTGGTGGATACAATTTAGCAGCAATAGCTGCACTAACCGTCGGTATTTTGCCTGTGATACCTGGATTCTTGCATAAGGTTGAAGTTATACATTCGGTACCCAAAGCATTTATGGTCATTTACAATAATGCCTGGTTCATTAGTTTCTTCTCTGCTGGATTTGTTTATTGGGTTCTGTCGTGTCTCAAAGGAACCCAAAAGAACTCTTCAAGTGCCGATCCACTACTGTCTTCTTGATTCGTTGTAATTTATGGAGATGTATGGTTTCTTTTATATAAAGAATCCGAGATGATTTCAGACTTCAAATGTAAATCTAAAAGCATGTTTGCGTTTTATGCATAGCAACTAAATTACAGAAAGATTTGAATTGCTTTTTTGAGTTCGGTTCGGTTCGCGGGACTCAAATTACTTTGTCATTTCAGTTACATTAAATGAACCAAAAAACTACTAGTCTACTAGTATGGACAAGAGACGGGAGACCGAAAAAACATATGGGTCTATTTGGCAGCTTGGATATGAAAAATGTTGTCCAGGTTAGGGTATTTCTTGGTTTATCCAAGACTATCATGGCAATGGTTATTCTAAATGGTGTTTGTTTTCCACATTGGGTTAATGTAGTACGTTGTTTGTCAACAGACTTGTATACAagctaaattaattaattaaaaataaaataaaaaactaaaccaTATAAATTTATGGTTTTGAGCATAAGgaatatttaaataaaaaaagtaGTTATAAAAATAACTGTCTAACCAGGAAATGATTAAGGTATTCCAGGTTTTACATGGAATTCCAAAACCCCACCTTTTTAACCTCCTAAAATTTAGGTAGGATACACTATTCTTTATCTTAACATGGAATAAGCACCCCACACAAACACAATATACGGTTATTTAAGGGATAACCCAACCTAGATTAGGATATCAAGGCTGCCAAACACGACCATGGGATCTATAAGTATCTAACCACTAGGTGGAGAACATTGGTCGTTAAATTACCGGACACTTTCAGATTTCAATCAAACCCGCTGATAGAATTGTGGACTTCAAATCTTCTAAGTTGAAAAAAGTAGTCAAATACGTCTGGAAGTCGTCCGAGAGTCCAATCGAACGGTGACCTGGATCGAAGATTTCCATATTTTCCAAATCGAAAGATCAAAACGTTGAGATGGGACCAGAGTCACCAGAAGTTTTTGACCGAGCTCGTCATAGTTGGACTCAGAAATCGGTTTTTGAGGCTGGCAACGCCCACTGTGGAAGATCCTCTGATCCAGTCCTTGGAAAAGCAAGAGTCAAGACGACCTACAGGGTCAAATTTTATGGGAAAACCCGAATTTTAGCTTAGACATAACGTGAACGTCTAAAGAGGTACAAAGTTAATAATTAAAAATAGAACATAATTTAAATTAGGGCGGCTAATTAAATTAGTTAACATGCCTCCAACATTATGGGATTCAACCAAGATCGACGGGGGAAAGAATAGGTTTGAGAAAATCTTATATCAGTAAGATTGATCAAACGGGTAAACGGTTTCAGTAAGATGTGAAAATAAACATTTGTACAAGAGTTACAATTATAAAACAGGTGTTTGTTGAGATTTTACATGGTGATTCTATTGTTGTTTTGATGCACATTGGGATGTTATTTGGCGGTAGCTTATTTGCAGTATTCTCGGATTCCAGCATGTACTCTCTGCTTTGAAAGGTTAATAAGACCTTCTAGTTGTTCAGGAGGCTAGGAGGACTAATAACTACTGTGCTTATATGACTAATTTTCTAATTCTCTCTCATCCATTCTCTCCTCCATTATCCAGAACCTTAGCATTCTTCACCCCTGTTAGTGATTAGTCCCCTTAGATCCCAGTTAGTGATAAGTCCCCTTAGATCCCTTAGCTTTGAAGCCTTAGACTCTTTAGATCCTGTAGAAACCATGTCCTCAGAACATCGTTACATCAAAATTGATAGGAAATATTTTAGGGTAACCTGTAGCCAATCCATTCCAGCCTCCCCCATTACTCTTACAGAGTTCCATTCTAATGGAAAACTGATAGGTTACTTCACCAATAAACTAGCCATTGATTTGCAGAAGTTATTCTTTGAAGCAGCAAAAAATGGAGACCTGGGAAGAAAAGTCTGGAAAcatgaaaataatcaaaaatGGTTCAGCGCATTGAAACTCTCCAATGCTCATGGATATTATCTCCAGATTTTCTTATCTAGGCCAAACCCTAAATCCTACCCTGTCTCTTTTTACATCCCATCCGGAGAACGATTTGAAGGTTGGTTTTAAATGGCTGCTGCAATGGAATCCATCATCAATTATTCATCATCTCTTTCAAAACATAAGCCACAGCCATTAACTACACATTTACATCCAACTCGGTTTGAGAATTTCACCAGATCAAACACTACTTATGCCCAATCTCTGTTCTCTCAGAATTTGAAACCTACCCAGACAAAACATCATCCCAAGCAAACTCTTTCACCATTTCCCTGTGATTGGAATGCTGCACCATTCTCTATCAAAACAAAAAACTCCAGATATGGAAAATTTATCCAAGTAGATCATAATCCTACAAACTTAGGAAAATGGGATAAGGCTTTCATCATCTCATCCTCTGTTAAGGTCAAATCATGGTCCAATATTGGGAAATTACTATCCATTGAGTTACATGTTTCGAATTCATTTGAGCTGTTTCCAATTAATTCCACACAGGCTATATTCTATGTCGATGAAAACTTCTCCAGGGCATATCTAGAGTTCAAGTTCACAGTAAACAATGTCCATTATTCTGTATTCCGATGGCATAACAAGATTTGGGGCAGTGCGGCTGTGCATCATTATGAATTCAACCTTGAAATTTTTGGAATACCATTTCATTATTGGTCTCTGGAACTTATTCATGCTATTGGTAAACTCTGTGGTGAGTTGCTTATGATCGATAAAAATACCCTTAAGCTTACCAATCTCCAGGCCATGCGTATGAAGATTAGAAATGTGAATGGCATCAATTCTATCCCACGAGTAATCAAGATCTTTACTGGAAATCAAATGTTTAATGCTCATATCGCAATTAACGGAAGGTCCTCCCATGCTGACTGTAGTTTCCTTATCATACCGTCTGAAAGTCAAGATTCATCCAACTGCATACCAGACTCACATGATTTACGGGATATTAACGGAGCCAAGAAAAGAAAGTTTCGCCAGAATTTCAATATTATATCGGATACATGCAGGAAATCTTCTCAGTCAATGGATTCTATTGCTAATACCACGGATATTAAATCTGGTATTCCTAGTACGGAAACTGCACAGCTCAGGTCAAGGAGGAAAAAGAGGACTAGGAAAGCACACCGAAAGAGGAAACCCAAGCTCAAACCCATGGCTCAAGTTTGGCAACAAGTTAACTATAC encodes the following:
- the LOC113314059 gene encoding purine-uracil permease NCS1-like, with amino-acid sequence MVSKCLTLHLHQPQISLSSAHLQKSSSNLKPHFSQLCTTSKSITSTPHHLVYHKKCRNFSSFSVVMASKNSAQEVGSNEFKEFDPDSDLINNDLKPTTQDQRTFSGWEMASLWIGLVVGVPAYYLAGSLVDLGMSWWQGIATVVAANIILLVPLVLTGDPGTRYGISFPVLARSAFGIHGAHIPTLLRALVGCGWYGIETWIGGEAIFLLLPESIKLSAYAKSLPWLSTSPLEFSCFIVFWLAQLGIVWRGMDGIRQLEKYSAPILIVLTSALLVWAYINAGSFSHMFSLSSSLSSSQFWALFFPSLTANISFWAPLALNIPDFTRYAKSQTDQILGQAGLPIFMGAFTFVGLAVTCSTSVIFGHVISNPIELLGRIGGVVTMILAIVGISLATITTNIAANVVAPANVLVNLSPSIFTFRRGALLTALLGIVCQPWRLLKSSESFVYTWLVGYSALLGPIGGIILADYYILRRTKLNINALYSANPVGTYYYTGGYNLAAIAALTVGILPVIPGFLHKVEVIHSVPKAFMVIYNNAWFISFFSAGFVYWVLSCLKGTQKNSSSADPLLSS